A part of Paenarthrobacter sp. A20 genomic DNA contains:
- a CDS encoding alanine--glyoxylate aminotransferase family protein has protein sequence MPEILTSRFLFGPGPSNCYPEAMAALAYPVLGHLDPVFIERLDHTCEGLRTVWGTSNARTLPLSATGSGGMEAAFVNTVSDGDVAVIAVNGLFGARMCEVARRCGATVVRVDHEWGQPVDADRVLSAHPHPKVIAAVHAETSVGVISDIAALGAGKGDALLITDAVTSIGGLELLADDWGIDVGYAGTQKCLGVPPGLSPFTVSDRAFERRVRDPRSWYLDIGLLGGYVGAASGARTYHHTAPVTMIAGLEAALDRILAEGLDVVQARHRAAGTSLQDGLQEMGLELLAAEGARLPSLTTVRVPDGVNSAAVRAYLLENFSMEIGSGVGEFADTVWRIGMMGPNANSASVTLVLGALKEAIAKA, from the coding sequence ATGCCAGAGATTCTGACGTCCAGGTTCCTGTTCGGTCCCGGCCCCAGCAATTGCTACCCCGAGGCCATGGCCGCCCTCGCCTACCCCGTGCTGGGGCATCTTGATCCTGTGTTCATCGAACGCCTTGATCACACGTGCGAAGGACTCCGGACCGTCTGGGGTACCTCCAACGCGCGAACACTCCCGCTGAGTGCCACCGGTTCCGGCGGGATGGAAGCGGCTTTCGTGAACACCGTGTCCGACGGCGACGTGGCAGTCATTGCTGTCAATGGACTCTTTGGAGCCCGGATGTGTGAGGTGGCCAGGAGGTGCGGGGCGACTGTCGTTCGCGTCGACCACGAGTGGGGCCAGCCCGTCGACGCCGACCGGGTTCTGTCCGCGCACCCCCATCCCAAGGTCATCGCGGCGGTCCACGCTGAGACCTCCGTAGGCGTCATCTCCGACATCGCTGCCCTTGGCGCCGGCAAGGGCGATGCCCTCCTTATCACCGATGCCGTCACATCCATCGGTGGACTCGAGCTGTTGGCGGACGACTGGGGGATCGACGTCGGGTATGCCGGAACGCAGAAGTGCCTGGGTGTCCCGCCGGGATTATCGCCGTTCACGGTGTCAGACCGGGCGTTCGAGCGCCGCGTGAGGGATCCCCGGTCCTGGTATCTCGATATCGGCCTGCTCGGCGGGTACGTTGGCGCGGCCAGCGGCGCCCGGACCTACCACCACACCGCGCCCGTCACCATGATCGCCGGCCTCGAAGCAGCCCTCGACCGTATTCTCGCCGAGGGCCTGGACGTTGTGCAGGCCCGGCACCGGGCAGCGGGCACGTCCTTGCAAGATGGCCTGCAGGAGATGGGCCTGGAACTCTTAGCTGCCGAAGGCGCCCGGTTGCCGAGCCTCACCACGGTGAGAGTGCCCGACGGCGTCAACTCGGCCGCCGTCCGGGCTTACCTTCTGGAGAACTTCAGTATGGAGATTGGCTCGGGCGTAGGGGAGTTCGCGGACACCGTGTGGCGTATCGGCATGATGGGCCCGAACGCCAACAGTGCCTCGGTCACCCTGGTGCTGGGCGCGCTGAAAGAGGCCATCGCGAAGGCCTAA
- a CDS encoding MFS transporter: MGITELTRSGQGVRRRLLLLLAVVAGFMVSNLYYGQPLLDRIGTDLGIPVAGVGSVVASAQAGYLLGLVLLVPLGDVVDRRALIALQVGATAVGASVVSFASSQAALLMGFVLLGVASSVVQTIVAYTAASSTPAERGRSIGTVTAGVVSGIILARTVAGGMTELWGWRSVYVLAAAAGAVLAVAVFRALPSDRQVRGEVRYWRTVGSVVVLTRSNPVFRTRALITMLLFGSFGVLWSGMSLVLSGPAWNLPPSLIGFFGLAGLVGILAASKAGAAADRGWGERVTGLSLALLLGSWFALSLGDWSLLWLIAGIIMLDAAVQAVHVSSQTLIVAGAEESASSIIGSYMVFYSVGSAAGAATVAPVYDVWGWTGASALGAFFALGALAIWGTDRLRRPKKPAGARLARTAQHAGAE; the protein is encoded by the coding sequence ATGGGCATTACCGAGCTGACAAGATCCGGACAGGGAGTACGCCGACGCCTCCTGCTGTTGCTCGCCGTCGTGGCGGGTTTCATGGTCTCGAACCTCTATTACGGGCAGCCACTCCTCGACCGGATCGGGACTGACCTGGGAATCCCTGTGGCGGGCGTCGGTTCGGTGGTGGCATCAGCGCAGGCCGGGTATCTCCTGGGGCTGGTTCTTTTGGTGCCATTGGGAGACGTGGTTGACCGTCGCGCACTGATCGCCCTCCAAGTTGGTGCTACGGCCGTGGGAGCGTCCGTCGTGAGCTTCGCGTCATCGCAGGCGGCTCTGCTCATGGGCTTCGTGCTCCTGGGTGTGGCCTCGTCCGTCGTGCAGACCATCGTGGCGTACACCGCCGCATCCAGTACCCCGGCGGAAAGGGGTCGAAGCATCGGTACCGTTACGGCCGGCGTCGTCAGCGGCATCATCCTTGCGCGGACCGTGGCCGGTGGGATGACGGAGCTGTGGGGGTGGCGCTCTGTTTACGTGCTCGCAGCGGCGGCCGGTGCCGTCCTCGCCGTCGCAGTTTTTCGGGCCCTGCCGTCAGACCGCCAGGTCCGGGGGGAGGTTCGTTACTGGCGGACCGTTGGGTCTGTGGTGGTCCTGACCCGGAGCAATCCCGTGTTCCGCACGCGGGCGCTCATCACCATGCTGCTTTTCGGGTCTTTCGGTGTGCTGTGGAGCGGTATGTCCCTAGTGCTGAGTGGGCCGGCTTGGAACCTTCCGCCAAGCCTGATTGGCTTCTTCGGGCTGGCTGGCCTGGTGGGGATACTGGCCGCGTCCAAGGCGGGAGCGGCGGCAGACAGGGGATGGGGCGAACGGGTCACAGGCCTCAGCCTTGCCTTGCTGCTGGGCTCGTGGTTCGCGTTGTCCTTAGGGGATTGGTCATTGCTCTGGCTCATCGCAGGCATCATCATGCTGGACGCAGCTGTACAGGCTGTCCACGTCAGCAGCCAAACACTGATCGTGGCGGGAGCCGAGGAGTCGGCCAGCAGCATCATTGGCAGCTACATGGTGTTCTATTCCGTGGGAAGTGCTGCAGGTGCCGCTACGGTCGCGCCTGTGTACGACGTATGGGGCTGGACCGGGGCCAGTGCTCTGGGGGCATTTTTCGCACTCGGCGCGTTGGCCATCTGGGGGACGGACCGGCTCCGACGCCCCAAGAAGCCTGCTGGAGCACGCTTGGCTCGCACCGCACAGCATGCTGGGGCAGAATGA
- a CDS encoding helix-turn-helix domain-containing protein: MLQPTEMDWTDPECPVARAADLVGDKWTLLIIRDSLDGKRRFSEFEKSLGVAKNILSDRLRLLVERGVLTRIPNDRGTRSEYELTGAGRDLFTLILSLRQWGERNAFATDEKHSILVTKATGQPLAQLQPFATDGKELDPEDTLLVKVGQPLP; encoded by the coding sequence ATGTTGCAACCAACCGAGATGGACTGGACAGATCCCGAATGCCCCGTCGCGAGGGCGGCCGATCTTGTCGGAGACAAATGGACGCTGCTGATCATCAGGGATTCGTTGGACGGAAAACGTCGCTTCTCGGAATTTGAGAAGTCCCTGGGCGTAGCCAAGAACATCCTGTCGGACCGGCTGCGACTACTGGTGGAAAGGGGTGTCCTGACCCGGATTCCCAATGACCGCGGCACCCGCAGCGAGTACGAACTCACGGGCGCCGGACGCGACCTCTTCACCCTGATCCTCAGCCTCCGGCAGTGGGGCGAGCGCAACGCCTTCGCCACCGACGAAAAGCACTCCATCCTGGTCACCAAGGCAACGGGACAGCCGCTTGCACAGCTTCAACCCTTCGCCACTGATGGCAAGGAACTCGACCCGGAGGACACCCTGCTGGTCAAAGTGGGCCAGCCCCTCCCCTGA
- a CDS encoding phosphatase PAP2 family protein, translating into MTTEGKEAPEQGVRGEVSQDRFVAGQDLTHWKSPVGRTMARGAEWVTKLLGPYAALIITLVVGLAAALSLALVFGEVYESVTEADGVAGLDDPVLAAAKSVRSPALDVAVTAYTNIGGTVGMPIIAVGIMIFLAAKRRSWTPVILMLAAGLGSLLITILGKPIFGRSRPDLADAIPPYEHSASFPSGHSLNSIVIAGIVAYLIILRLKTMRARIITVLVAGVFAFTMGLSRVYLGHHWLTDVLAAWAIGVAWLALVITAHRLYLTSRTRRRSAVVS; encoded by the coding sequence GTGACGACTGAAGGAAAAGAGGCGCCGGAGCAAGGCGTCCGTGGCGAAGTAAGCCAGGACAGATTCGTTGCCGGGCAGGATCTGACCCACTGGAAATCACCGGTTGGCCGAACAATGGCGCGGGGCGCGGAATGGGTGACCAAACTCCTTGGCCCATACGCAGCGCTGATCATCACCCTCGTCGTCGGGCTTGCCGCAGCACTCTCCCTGGCTTTGGTCTTCGGCGAAGTCTACGAGTCCGTGACGGAAGCCGACGGCGTAGCGGGCTTGGACGATCCCGTCCTGGCCGCTGCGAAAAGCGTCCGCTCCCCGGCATTGGATGTTGCGGTCACCGCCTACACGAATATTGGCGGCACCGTGGGCATGCCCATCATTGCCGTCGGCATCATGATTTTCCTTGCCGCCAAACGGCGGTCATGGACACCTGTCATCCTGATGCTTGCCGCCGGGCTGGGTTCACTGCTCATCACCATCCTGGGTAAGCCGATCTTCGGCCGTTCACGTCCGGACCTTGCGGACGCCATTCCTCCCTACGAGCATTCCGCGTCGTTTCCCAGCGGCCATTCCCTGAACTCCATAGTGATCGCCGGCATCGTGGCCTACCTGATCATCCTGCGGCTCAAGACCATGCGGGCACGGATCATTACCGTGCTGGTGGCAGGGGTCTTCGCTTTCACCATGGGCCTGAGCCGCGTCTACCTCGGCCACCATTGGCTGACTGACGTGTTGGCGGCGTGGGCCATCGGCGTCGCCTGGTTGGCGCTGGTCATCACCGCGCACCGCCTGTACCTCACCTCGCGAACGAGGCGTCGGAGCGCGGTAGTCTCTTGA
- the uraD gene encoding 2-oxo-4-hydroxy-4-carboxy-5-ureidoimidazoline decarboxylase — protein MELAEFNSVDRDEAIRILTPCLDISRWVEAVVDARPFTNVDELLGQAQRAADPFTPAEVESAMAHHPRIGERPKAQTTEAAMSRSEQAGVDPGDNQTTAALAEGNLAYEEKFGRVFLIRAAGRSAQEMLSALQERITHTPEEEDTIVAGQLREIALLRLSGLISEGVNA, from the coding sequence ATGGAGCTTGCAGAATTCAACAGTGTTGACCGGGACGAGGCCATCAGGATCCTGACCCCCTGCCTGGATATCAGCCGCTGGGTAGAGGCCGTCGTAGACGCGCGGCCCTTCACCAACGTCGACGAATTGCTGGGCCAGGCCCAGCGCGCCGCCGATCCGTTCACTCCCGCGGAGGTGGAGTCTGCCATGGCGCACCATCCCCGGATCGGCGAACGCCCCAAGGCCCAAACCACCGAGGCCGCGATGTCGCGGTCGGAACAGGCTGGAGTGGACCCGGGAGACAACCAGACCACGGCCGCCCTGGCTGAGGGAAACCTGGCCTACGAGGAGAAGTTCGGCAGGGTATTCCTGATCCGCGCCGCAGGCCGCAGCGCGCAGGAAATGCTCAGCGCCCTCCAGGAACGCATCACCCACACACCCGAAGAAGAAGACACGATCGTGGCTGGCCAATTGCGGGAGATCGCACTGTTGCGCCTCTCCGGATTGATCAGCGAAGGAGTCAACGCATGA
- the uraH gene encoding hydroxyisourate hydrolase has translation MSVSQVTTHILDTGSGRPAAGVAVVLYVREGDDWTLVAKGETDADGRIKTLGPERIPGGAYRLNFATGAYYEGLGTETFFPEVDLNFTVSDAGEHYHVPLLLSPFAFSTYRGS, from the coding sequence ATGAGCGTTTCACAAGTAACCACACACATCCTGGACACAGGTTCCGGCCGCCCGGCGGCGGGTGTCGCCGTCGTACTCTACGTCCGCGAAGGTGACGACTGGACCCTTGTGGCGAAGGGCGAAACCGACGCCGACGGTCGCATCAAGACGCTCGGCCCGGAGCGGATTCCCGGCGGCGCCTACCGTCTCAATTTCGCTACCGGCGCCTACTACGAGGGCCTCGGCACAGAGACCTTCTTCCCGGAAGTGGACCTGAACTTCACAGTTTCCGATGCCGGGGAGCACTACCACGTGCCGCTGCTGCTCAGCCCGTTCGCGTTCTCGACGTACCGCGGCAGCTAA